The following coding sequences are from one Triticum aestivum cultivar Chinese Spring chromosome 5A, IWGSC CS RefSeq v2.1, whole genome shotgun sequence window:
- the LOC123107889 gene encoding transcription factor MYB72 — protein MGRAPCCDKASVKKGPWSPEEDATLKSYIEQNGTGGNWIALPQKIGLRRCGKSCRLRWLNYLRPNIRHGGFSDEEDRIILSLYISIGSRWSIIAAQLPGRTDNDIKNYWNTRLKKKLFGKQSRKDQRQHQFARQATNSGHKEEASEGAAGNNGFAAGAYNWHQHAMAMPSRPMPGSMVEGNRIGEGVDESIRKLLFKLGGSSFAALQAPPCLPPPMYGEAPNFVAPSVHTAPLNEGGIHCSGVLPALELDESFQFNQVKLDGLECFFGMGDQSMRWNEVSHLVCPNTTVASSSQGMQQYCLAEEPVDLGMQ, from the exons ATGGGGAGAGCTCCGTGCTGCGACAAGGCGAGCGTGAAGAAGGGCCCATGGTCACCGGAGGAGGACGCCACACTCAAGTCCTACATCGAGCAGAACGGCACCGGCGGCAACTGGATCGCGCTGCCACAGAAGATTG GTCTGAGGAGGTGTGGAAAGAGCTGCCGCCTCCGGTGGCTCAATTACCTCCGGCCGAACATAAGGCACGGTGGATTCTCAGACGAGGAGGACAGGATCATCCTCAGCCTCTACATCAGCATAGGCAGCAG GTGGTCGATAATAGCTGCACAGCTGCCGGGGAGGACGGACAATGACATCAAGAACTACTGGAACACAAGGCTCAAGAAGAAGCTCTTCGGCAAACAGTCGCGCAAGGACCAGAGGCAGCACCAGTTCGCACGCCAGGCAACGAACAGCGGGCATAAGGAAGAAGCCAGCGAGGGCGCAGCCGGGAACAATGGCTTTGCTGCTGGTGCTTACAATTGGCACCAGCATGCAATGGCCATGCCGTCCCGTCCGATGCCAGGTTCAATGGTGGAAGGCAATCGTATCGGAGAAGGCGTGGATGAGTCCATCCGGAAGCTTCTGTTCAAGCTAGGAGGAAGCTCTTTCGCTGCCCTGCAAGCCCCGCCGTGCCTTCCTCCACCAATGTATGGGGAAGCTCCAAACTTCGTGGCGCCATCGGTGCACACGGCCCCGCTAAACGAAGGTGGCATCCACTGTTCCGGCGTGCTGCCTGCACTGGAGCTGGACGAGAGCTTCCAATTCAACCAGGTCAAGCTGGACGGGCTGGAATGCTTCTTCGGCATGGGGGACCAGAGCATGAGGTGGAATGAAGTGAGCCACTTGGTCTGCCCTAACACTACTGTCGCATCCAGCTCCCAAGGGATGCAGCAGTACTGCCTCGCAGAGGAGCCCGTCGACCTTGGGATGCAGTAG